The bacterium genome window below encodes:
- a CDS encoding class I SAM-dependent methyltransferase, which yields MAEHVCPYWVGYLLISPLRRWLENPYALLAPFVTEGMTVVEPGPGMGFYTLDLARLVGPQGRVIAIDVQPKMLKAVQRRARKAGLDGRIELRQPSGEHMGLDHLQGQADFVLAAFVVHELPNMALFFQEMHRVLKSGGSCLVAEPKKHVKIADWEETLRLATEAGFQISRDANIRRAHSIVLIKP from the coding sequence ATGGCCGAGCACGTTTGCCCATATTGGGTTGGATATCTCTTGATCTCACCGCTGCGCCGCTGGCTGGAAAATCCTTATGCACTGCTTGCCCCCTTCGTCACCGAAGGCATGACGGTTGTCGAGCCGGGACCGGGCATGGGATTTTACACTCTGGATCTCGCGCGACTCGTCGGCCCGCAGGGTCGCGTGATTGCGATTGACGTTCAACCAAAAATGCTGAAGGCCGTTCAGCGGCGCGCGCGCAAAGCCGGATTGGACGGTCGTATCGAATTGCGCCAGCCGAGCGGTGAGCACATGGGCTTGGATCATCTCCAAGGACAGGCGGATTTTGTTCTCGCGGCTTTTGTTGTTCACGAGCTTCCTAACATGGCCCTCTTCTTTCAGGAAATGCATCGTGTGCTGAAGTCCGGTGGTTCTTGCCTGGTTGCCGAGCCGAAGAAACATGTGAAAATTGCCGACTGGGAAGAGACTCTGCGGTTGGCAACCGAGGCCGGATTCCAAATCAGTCGT